Proteins encoded together in one Paracidovorax wautersii window:
- a CDS encoding ABC transporter ATP-binding protein gives MNLSVSTSPASAAAPDPAGEPVVHVRDLSVTFTGGRKPVQAVSGVSVDVRRGETVALIGESGSGKSVTLRTLLRLHPERRTRMAGTVRVAGHDLLAMKEGALSAYRGKTTSMIFQEPLLALDPVYTVGAQIVESIRRHEAVTAAQAQQRALALFERVRIPSPEQRLKAYPHEMSGGMRQRAMIALALACNPQVLLADEPTTALDATVQIQILLLLRELQRDLGLSIVFVTHDIGAAVEVADRIAVMYAGRIVEEGTARQLIRSPRHPYTIALLKSRAHGAMARGAALETIPGAPPDLTAPPPGCAFAARCVLAVDACRSAVPPPVVLAPGHQARCFRTEDAAALAPVLAPVAVPV, from the coding sequence ATGAACCTGTCCGTTTCCACTTCCCCCGCTTCTGCCGCCGCGCCCGATCCCGCTGGCGAGCCCGTGGTGCATGTGCGCGACCTCAGCGTGACGTTCACCGGCGGGCGCAAGCCCGTGCAGGCCGTCAGCGGCGTCAGCGTGGACGTGCGGCGCGGCGAGACCGTGGCGCTGATCGGCGAATCGGGCTCGGGCAAGAGCGTGACGCTGCGAACGCTGCTGCGCCTGCACCCTGAGCGCCGCACGCGCATGGCCGGCACGGTGCGCGTGGCAGGCCACGATCTGCTGGCCATGAAGGAAGGCGCGCTGAGCGCCTACCGCGGCAAGACCACGTCGATGATCTTCCAGGAGCCGCTGCTGGCGCTGGACCCGGTCTATACCGTGGGCGCGCAGATCGTCGAGTCGATCCGCCGGCATGAGGCGGTGACCGCCGCCCAGGCGCAGCAACGCGCCCTGGCGCTGTTCGAGCGCGTGCGCATTCCCAGCCCCGAACAACGCCTGAAGGCCTATCCGCACGAGATGTCGGGCGGCATGCGCCAGCGCGCCATGATCGCGCTGGCCCTGGCTTGCAACCCGCAAGTGCTGCTGGCCGACGAGCCCACCACCGCGCTGGACGCCACGGTGCAGATCCAGATCCTGCTGCTGCTGCGCGAGCTCCAGCGCGACCTGGGCCTGTCCATCGTGTTCGTCACGCACGACATCGGCGCCGCCGTCGAAGTGGCCGACCGCATCGCCGTGATGTACGCCGGCCGCATCGTCGAGGAAGGCACGGCGCGCCAGCTGATCCGTTCGCCCCGGCACCCCTACACCATCGCCCTGTTGAAGAGCCGCGCGCACGGCGCCATGGCGCGGGGGGCGGCGCTGGAGACCATTCCCGGCGCGCCGCCCGACCTGACGGCGCCGCCCCCAGGCTGCGCCTTCGCCGCGCGGTGCGTGCTGGCCGTGGATGCCTGCCGCAGCGCCGTACCGCCTCCGGTCGTCCTCGCCCCGGGCCACCAGGCGCGGTGTTTCCGCACGGAAGACGCAGCGGCCCTGGCGCCGGTGCTGGCGCCTGTTGCCGTGCCGGTTTGA
- a CDS encoding oligopeptide/dipeptide ABC transporter ATP-binding protein: MPNSSVLPLAKDVGGPAQPLLRIRGLTKHFPLKKDPLGRGGGLVRAVDGVDFEVLKGETLGVVGESGCGKSTTARLLMQLIAPTAGEIVFDGRTVGTPDLPLKEFRRQVQMVFQDSYASLNPRLTIEDSIAFGPQVHGVTRRDAVARARDLLDRVGLAPARFAERYPHELSGGQRQRVNIARALALRPRMVILDEAVSALDKSVEAQVLNLLSDLKTEFGLTYVFISHDLGVVRYMSDRVMVMYLGQVAEVGSSDALFQAPAHPYTRALLSSMPSMDPDRRTEQPPLAGDPPNPINPPPGCRFHPRCPLAAPVCAQRLPRLSSAGALHVAACLVHEPGSGHPLAAPLAQAA; the protein is encoded by the coding sequence ATGCCGAATTCGTCCGTACTTCCTTTGGCCAAAGACGTGGGCGGCCCGGCGCAGCCGCTGCTGCGCATTCGCGGCCTGACCAAGCACTTTCCGCTCAAGAAGGACCCGCTGGGCCGGGGTGGCGGCCTGGTACGGGCGGTGGACGGGGTGGACTTCGAAGTGCTCAAGGGCGAGACCCTGGGCGTGGTGGGCGAATCGGGCTGCGGCAAGTCGACTACCGCGCGGCTGCTGATGCAGCTGATCGCGCCGACGGCGGGCGAGATCGTCTTCGACGGCCGTACGGTGGGCACGCCCGACCTGCCCTTGAAGGAGTTCCGCCGGCAGGTGCAGATGGTGTTCCAGGACAGCTACGCCTCGCTGAACCCGCGCCTGACCATCGAAGACTCGATCGCCTTCGGCCCGCAGGTGCACGGCGTGACGCGCCGCGACGCGGTGGCCCGCGCCCGCGACCTGCTCGACCGCGTGGGCCTGGCGCCCGCGCGCTTTGCCGAGCGCTACCCGCACGAGCTGTCGGGCGGCCAGCGCCAGCGCGTGAACATCGCCCGGGCGCTGGCACTGCGCCCGCGCATGGTGATCCTGGACGAAGCGGTGTCGGCGCTCGATAAATCAGTCGAGGCGCAGGTGCTGAACCTGCTGTCCGACCTGAAGACCGAGTTCGGTCTGACCTACGTGTTCATCAGCCACGACCTGGGCGTGGTGCGCTACATGAGCGACCGGGTGATGGTGATGTACCTGGGCCAGGTGGCCGAGGTGGGCTCGTCCGACGCACTGTTCCAGGCCCCGGCGCACCCCTACACCCGCGCGCTGCTGTCCTCCATGCCGTCGATGGACCCGGACCGCCGCACCGAGCAGCCCCCGCTGGCCGGCGACCCGCCCAATCCGATCAATCCGCCGCCGGGCTGCCGCTTTCACCCGCGCTGCCCGCTGGCTGCGCCGGTGTGTGCCCAGCGGCTGCCCCGCCTGTCATCGGCCGGAGCGCTGCATGTGGCGGCCTGTCTGGTGCATGAGCCCGGCAGCGGCCACCCGCTGGCCGCGCCCCTGGCGCAGGCCGCCTGA
- a CDS encoding ABC transporter permease has protein sequence MNAILSPSPATVAALPAARSRGYWASVGARFVRNPVAVGAGIVVLLLLLMAAIGPWIVPADPYAASMFKRLRPVGTPGFLLGTDELGRDLLSRLIVGARLSLFMGITPVLLAFVMGAGIGILAGYAGGRTNTVIMRTIDVFYAFPSVLLAIALSGALGAGVFNSLVSLTIVFIPQIARVAESVTAQARNRDYVEAARATGAGPFTIVRVHVLGNVLGPIFVYATSLIAVSMILASGLSFLGLGVKPPEPEWGLMLNTLRTAIYTQPLIAALPGVMIFITSISFNLLSDGLRAAMDNKG, from the coding sequence ATGAACGCCATCCTCTCTCCATCGCCCGCCACGGTCGCCGCGCTGCCGGCCGCCCGTTCACGCGGCTACTGGGCCTCCGTCGGCGCGCGCTTCGTGCGCAACCCGGTCGCGGTCGGCGCCGGCATCGTCGTGCTGTTGCTGCTGCTGATGGCCGCCATCGGCCCGTGGATCGTGCCGGCCGACCCGTACGCCGCATCGATGTTCAAACGGCTGCGGCCCGTCGGCACGCCGGGCTTTCTGCTGGGCACCGACGAACTGGGGCGCGATCTGCTCTCGCGCCTGATCGTGGGCGCGCGGCTGTCGCTGTTCATGGGCATCACGCCGGTGCTGCTGGCCTTCGTGATGGGCGCGGGCATCGGCATCCTGGCGGGCTACGCCGGTGGCCGCACCAACACCGTGATCATGCGCACCATCGACGTGTTCTACGCCTTCCCGTCGGTGCTGCTGGCCATTGCGCTGTCGGGCGCGCTGGGCGCGGGCGTCTTCAATTCGCTGGTGTCGCTGACCATCGTGTTCATTCCGCAGATCGCGCGGGTGGCCGAGTCGGTGACGGCCCAGGCCCGCAACCGCGACTACGTGGAAGCCGCGCGCGCCACCGGCGCCGGGCCCTTCACCATCGTGCGGGTGCATGTGCTGGGCAACGTGCTGGGGCCCATTTTCGTCTACGCCACCAGCCTGATCGCGGTGTCGATGATCCTGGCCTCGGGCCTGTCGTTCCTGGGCCTGGGCGTGAAGCCGCCCGAGCCCGAATGGGGCCTGATGCTGAACACGCTGCGCACGGCCATCTACACCCAGCCGCTGATCGCGGCACTGCCCGGCGTGATGATCTTCATCACCTCCATCTCGTTCAACCTCCTCTCCGACGGCCTGCGCGCCGCCATGGACAACAAGGGCTGA
- a CDS encoding ABC transporter permease — protein sequence MFAYLIRRVFYTLPIMLGVALVCFALVHLSPGDPLVSVLPADASAELQAQLRELYGFNRPLPEQFGRWIWRAVQGDLGMSIATSRPVTGEVLRAVVNTLRLALVATLIGFVLGSLFGFVAGYFRNSWLDRVASLLSVLGVSVPHYWLGMVMVIVFSSLLMWLPATGAGPGGSGDWAWDWAHVQFMILPAITMSVIPMGIIARTVRALVSEILDQEFIVGLRAKGLTHRGIFAHVVKNVAPTALAVMGLQLGYLLGGSILIETVFSWPGTGFLLNQAIFQRDLPLLQGSILVLALFFVLLNLLVDVVQTLLDPRIARA from the coding sequence ATGTTCGCCTACCTGATACGCCGCGTGTTCTACACGCTCCCCATCATGCTGGGCGTGGCCCTGGTCTGCTTTGCGCTGGTGCATCTGTCGCCCGGCGACCCTCTGGTGTCGGTACTGCCGGCCGACGCATCGGCCGAGCTGCAGGCCCAGCTGCGCGAGCTGTACGGTTTCAACCGGCCGCTGCCCGAGCAGTTCGGCCGCTGGATCTGGCGCGCGGTGCAGGGCGATCTGGGCATGTCCATCGCCACCAGCCGCCCGGTGACGGGCGAGGTGCTTCGCGCCGTGGTCAACACGCTGCGCCTGGCGCTGGTCGCCACCCTGATCGGCTTCGTGCTGGGCAGCCTGTTCGGCTTCGTGGCCGGGTACTTCCGCAACTCGTGGCTGGACCGCGTGGCGTCCCTGCTATCGGTGCTGGGCGTGAGCGTGCCGCACTACTGGCTGGGCATGGTGATGGTGATCGTGTTCTCGTCGCTGCTGATGTGGCTGCCGGCCACGGGCGCCGGCCCTGGAGGCTCGGGCGACTGGGCCTGGGACTGGGCGCACGTGCAGTTCATGATCCTGCCGGCCATCACCATGTCGGTGATTCCGATGGGCATCATCGCGCGGACCGTGCGGGCGCTGGTGTCCGAGATTCTCGACCAGGAATTCATCGTCGGCCTGCGCGCGAAGGGCCTGACGCACCGGGGCATCTTCGCCCACGTGGTGAAGAACGTGGCACCGACGGCGCTGGCCGTGATGGGGCTGCAGCTGGGCTACCTGCTGGGCGGCTCGATCCTCATCGAAACGGTGTTTTCCTGGCCCGGCACGGGCTTTCTGCTGAACCAGGCGATCTTCCAGCGCGACCTGCCGCTGCTTCAGGGCAGCATCCTGGTGCTGGCGCTGTTCTTCGTGCTGCTGAACCTGCTGGTGGACGTGGTGCAGACCCTGCTCGACCCGCGCATCGCCCGCGCCTGA
- a CDS encoding ABC transporter substrate-binding protein yields MHAALPTPSLSPRRSAGALAVLLGLSLVGGAALAQEKVLRIAMTAGDIPRTSGQPDQGFEGNRFTGIPMYDALTQWDLSSSTKPSVLIPGLALSWAVDAKDTTKWVFKLRPGVKFHDGSPVNADAVVWNVRKVLDKTAPHFDAAQVGVTASRMPTLRSARKIDDLTVELTTSEPDSFLPINLSNLFMASPSHWDKKLAAVPASVTDAAERSKQAWTAFAADPSGSGPFKATRFVPRERLEMVKNTEYWDPKRRPKIDRVVLLPLPEANSRTAALLSGQVDWIEAPAPDAVATIKQRGFKMYATLQPHIWPWQFSFVEGSPWTDKRVRQAANLCVNRTAMKELLGGLMEEATGIVEPGHPWRGNPTFQIKYDVKAAQALMTQAGYSAAKPIKVKVQTSASGSGQMQPLPMNEFIQQNLKDCFFDVEFDVVEWNTLFSGWRLGAKDPSAHGAHATNVTAATMDPFFAMVRFVSTKAFPPLSNNWGYYSNKEVDAIIEKARTTFDEKSRDAALAQLHTKVVDEAPFLFVAHDVGPRAMSAKVGNVVQPQSWFIDIATMTMN; encoded by the coding sequence ATGCATGCAGCGCTTCCGACCCCGTCTCTCTCTCCGCGCCGCAGCGCCGGAGCCCTGGCCGTTCTGCTGGGCCTGTCCCTGGTGGGCGGCGCCGCACTGGCGCAAGAGAAGGTGCTGCGCATCGCGATGACGGCCGGTGACATTCCGCGCACATCGGGCCAGCCAGACCAGGGGTTCGAGGGCAACCGCTTCACCGGCATCCCGATGTACGACGCGCTCACGCAGTGGGATCTGAGCTCCAGCACCAAGCCCAGCGTGCTCATCCCCGGCCTGGCGCTGTCGTGGGCGGTGGACGCCAAGGACACCACCAAGTGGGTCTTCAAGCTGCGCCCCGGCGTCAAGTTCCACGACGGCTCGCCCGTCAACGCCGACGCCGTGGTGTGGAACGTGCGCAAGGTGCTGGACAAGACCGCGCCCCATTTCGATGCAGCCCAGGTGGGCGTGACGGCCTCGCGCATGCCCACGCTGCGCTCGGCCCGCAAGATCGACGACCTGACGGTGGAGCTGACCACGTCCGAGCCCGATTCCTTCCTGCCCATCAACCTGTCAAACCTGTTCATGGCGTCGCCCTCGCACTGGGACAAGAAGCTCGCCGCTGTGCCGGCCTCGGTCACCGACGCTGCCGAGCGCAGCAAGCAGGCCTGGACGGCCTTCGCCGCCGATCCGTCGGGCTCGGGCCCCTTCAAGGCCACGCGGTTCGTGCCGCGCGAGCGCCTGGAGATGGTCAAGAACACGGAGTACTGGGACCCCAAGCGCCGTCCCAAGATCGATCGCGTGGTGCTGCTGCCACTGCCCGAGGCCAATTCGCGCACCGCCGCCCTGCTGTCCGGCCAGGTGGACTGGATCGAAGCGCCCGCGCCCGACGCCGTGGCCACCATCAAGCAACGCGGCTTCAAGATGTACGCCACGCTGCAGCCGCACATCTGGCCCTGGCAATTCTCGTTCGTCGAAGGCTCGCCCTGGACCGACAAACGCGTGCGCCAGGCCGCCAACCTGTGCGTGAACCGCACGGCCATGAAGGAGCTGCTGGGCGGGCTGATGGAAGAGGCTACCGGCATCGTCGAGCCCGGCCACCCCTGGCGCGGCAACCCCACGTTCCAGATCAAGTACGACGTGAAGGCCGCCCAGGCGCTGATGACGCAGGCCGGCTACAGCGCCGCCAAGCCGATCAAGGTGAAGGTGCAGACCTCGGCATCGGGCTCGGGCCAGATGCAGCCGTTGCCCATGAACGAGTTCATCCAGCAGAACCTGAAGGACTGCTTCTTCGACGTGGAATTCGACGTGGTCGAATGGAACACGCTGTTTTCCGGCTGGCGCCTGGGCGCGAAAGACCCGAGCGCGCATGGCGCCCACGCCACCAACGTGACGGCCGCCACCATGGACCCGTTCTTCGCGATGGTGCGCTTCGTCAGCACCAAGGCCTTCCCGCCGCTGTCCAACAACTGGGGCTACTACAGCAACAAGGAAGTGGACGCCATCATCGAGAAGGCCCGCACCACCTTCGACGAGAAGTCCCGCGACGCTGCACTGGCCCAGCTGCACACCAAGGTGGTGGACGAAGCGCCCTTCCTCTTCGTGGCGCACGACGTGGGCCCGCGCGCCATGTCGGCCAAGGTGGGCAACGTGGTGCAGCCGCAGAGCTGGTTCATTGACATCGCCACGATGACGATGAACTGA
- a CDS encoding Zn-dependent hydrolase, with protein MTSPSTPRIDADRLWKSLMDLAQVGATPKGGVRRIALTDQDRAGRDLVTQWFRDAGLQVRVDEVGNVFARRPGTDPAARAVATGSHIDTQPSGGKFDGNFGVMAGLEVMRTLNDQGIATRAPLEVAFWTNEEGTRFTPVMMGSGAFAGVFTAESVRAQKDADGLTVGDELQRIGYLGTQACGDVPGGPYAAYFESHIEQGPVLEAAGLPIGVVRGALGQQWYDVTVTGMDAHAGPTPMALRRDALLAASRMVDAVNRIALAEAPHGRGTVGHLQVLPNSRNVIPGQVTFTVDFRNLAQAGLDRMDADMRTTFAQLAAACQCTVDITQVVKYEPCLFDADCVASVRRAAEALGLPHMDVVSGAGHDAVYVNGVAPAGMIFVPCKDGISHNEIEDAQPEHIAAGANVLLLAMLERAQ; from the coding sequence ATGACCTCGCCCTCTACGCCCCGAATCGATGCCGACCGACTGTGGAAGTCGCTCATGGACCTGGCCCAGGTTGGTGCAACGCCCAAGGGCGGCGTGCGCCGTATCGCGCTGACCGATCAGGACCGCGCCGGCCGCGACTTGGTGACGCAGTGGTTTCGCGACGCCGGCTTGCAGGTGCGGGTGGACGAGGTCGGCAACGTCTTCGCCCGCCGGCCCGGCACCGACCCCGCTGCGCGCGCGGTGGCCACCGGCAGCCACATCGACACCCAGCCTTCGGGCGGCAAGTTCGACGGCAATTTCGGTGTGATGGCCGGGCTGGAAGTGATGCGCACGCTGAACGACCAGGGCATCGCCACCCGCGCCCCGCTGGAGGTCGCCTTCTGGACCAACGAAGAGGGCACGCGCTTCACGCCGGTGATGATGGGGTCGGGCGCGTTTGCCGGCGTCTTCACGGCCGAGTCGGTGCGCGCACAGAAGGACGCGGACGGCCTGACCGTGGGCGACGAACTGCAGCGCATCGGCTACCTGGGCACGCAGGCCTGCGGCGACGTGCCCGGCGGGCCGTATGCAGCGTATTTCGAATCGCACATCGAGCAAGGCCCGGTGCTGGAGGCGGCAGGCCTGCCCATCGGCGTGGTCAGGGGCGCGCTGGGCCAGCAGTGGTACGACGTGACGGTGACCGGCATGGACGCGCACGCAGGCCCCACGCCCATGGCGCTGCGCCGCGACGCGCTGCTGGCCGCGTCGCGCATGGTGGACGCCGTCAACCGCATCGCACTGGCCGAGGCGCCGCACGGCCGCGGCACCGTCGGGCATCTGCAGGTGCTGCCCAATTCGCGCAACGTGATTCCGGGCCAGGTCACGTTCACCGTGGACTTCCGCAACCTGGCGCAGGCCGGCCTGGACCGCATGGACGCCGACATGCGCACCACCTTCGCGCAGCTGGCCGCTGCCTGCCAGTGCACGGTCGACATCACGCAGGTGGTGAAGTACGAACCGTGCCTGTTCGACGCCGATTGCGTGGCCAGCGTGCGCCGCGCGGCCGAGGCGCTCGGCTTGCCGCACATGGACGTGGTCAGCGGCGCCGGCCACGACGCCGTCTACGTGAACGGCGTGGCCCCGGCCGGCATGATCTTCGTGCCCTGCAAGGACGGCATCAGCCACAACGAGATCGAAGACGCCCAGCCCGAACACATCGCTGCCGGCGCCAACGTGCTGCTGCTGGCGATGCTGGAGCGCGCGCAGTGA
- a CDS encoding IclR family transcriptional regulator, translated as MPAKRAPALSAVSSPATNPDEQAPTPRRAPDPLFNQSLEKGLDVLRAFSAAHRTLTLAELAQLTGMTKGSAQRTVHTLQVLGYVGKHPQTRRFQLLPKVIEIGFNYLAAHPIIRAAHPYLAQLATASGETASLTEPVGLEMVYVAQLQTTQFIPVLTPVGMRIPMYCTSSGRAYLSALPDAEVRALLTAAPRPARTPATLTDVDVIVERIAACRQMGFATNCEELFLGDMGVAAPIRNSRGQPVAAVHLSPPTSRWTMEEAQRKLAPMVLECARAIEGTTP; from the coding sequence ATGCCTGCCAAGCGCGCCCCTGCCCTCTCCGCTGTTTCTTCGCCCGCCACCAACCCCGACGAGCAAGCGCCAACCCCCCGCCGCGCGCCGGACCCGCTCTTCAACCAGTCGCTGGAAAAGGGCCTGGATGTGCTGCGTGCCTTCTCCGCCGCGCACCGCACGCTGACGCTGGCCGAGCTGGCGCAGCTGACGGGCATGACCAAGGGGTCGGCCCAGCGCACGGTGCACACGCTGCAGGTGTTGGGCTATGTGGGCAAGCACCCGCAGACGCGGCGCTTTCAGCTGCTGCCCAAGGTGATCGAGATCGGCTTCAACTACCTGGCGGCGCACCCGATCATCCGCGCGGCCCATCCCTACCTGGCGCAACTGGCCACGGCCAGCGGCGAGACCGCCAGCCTGACCGAGCCGGTCGGGCTGGAGATGGTGTACGTGGCGCAGCTGCAGACCACGCAGTTCATTCCGGTGCTGACGCCGGTGGGCATGCGCATTCCGATGTACTGCACCAGTTCGGGCCGCGCCTACCTGAGCGCCCTGCCCGACGCCGAGGTGCGCGCCCTGCTGACCGCCGCGCCCCGCCCCGCGCGCACGCCCGCCACGCTGACCGATGTGGACGTCATCGTGGAGCGCATCGCCGCCTGCCGCCAGATGGGCTTTGCCACGAATTGCGAAGAGCTGTTTCTGGGCGACATGGGCGTGGCCGCCCCGATCCGCAACAGCCGCGGCCAGCCGGTGGCCGCCGTGCACCTGTCGCCGCCCACCAGCCGCTGGACGATGGAAGAGGCGCAGCGCAAGCTGGCGCCCATGGTGCTGGAATGCGCGCGGGCGATTGAGGGAACAACCCCCTGA
- a CDS encoding diguanylate cyclase: MSAALPSSAPSRTVHWLVRMNRRNRSAFYAMLGVAIALHLAHRLPDAGPALWTVVALQFLLYPQLAYWWARRSAHQRRTEMRNMWIDAVLGGVWSAALGLPVWLSFTLTIGNCINMVVFYGLAGLPRLVLAMGGGMALSAAGWVTATGHWPLQPETDLPASLACIGALTVYFIAFAHDGYMRAMQQHSNHERLQQQFDEIQALQARLQEQAMRDPLTGLFNRRQLDADLGPAIERSAQAGGALSVVMIDIDHFKRINDTHGHPAGDAVLQALARLLQRHARPGDMACRHGGEEFVLLLDGTPAAAARERAEALRRAFETLVVEVDGAALSATLSCGVASFPEHARHPQRLMASADQALYAAKTKGRNRVEAPSAPPAGAPAAEQTPAATA; the protein is encoded by the coding sequence ATGTCCGCCGCCCTCCCGTCTTCCGCACCTTCCCGCACCGTGCACTGGCTTGTGCGCATGAACCGCCGCAACCGCTCGGCGTTCTACGCCATGCTGGGCGTGGCCATCGCGCTGCACCTGGCGCACCGCCTGCCGGACGCCGGCCCCGCGCTGTGGACCGTCGTCGCGCTGCAGTTCCTGCTGTACCCGCAGCTGGCGTACTGGTGGGCGCGGCGCTCGGCGCACCAGCGGCGCACCGAGATGCGCAACATGTGGATCGATGCCGTGCTCGGCGGCGTCTGGTCCGCAGCGCTCGGCCTGCCGGTGTGGCTGAGCTTCACGCTGACCATCGGCAACTGCATCAACATGGTGGTGTTCTACGGTTTGGCCGGCCTGCCGCGCCTGGTGCTTGCCATGGGCGGCGGCATGGCGCTCTCGGCTGCTGGCTGGGTGACCGCGACCGGCCACTGGCCGCTGCAGCCCGAGACCGACCTGCCTGCCAGCCTGGCGTGCATCGGCGCACTCACCGTGTACTTCATCGCCTTCGCGCACGACGGTTACATGCGCGCCATGCAGCAGCACAGCAACCATGAGCGGCTGCAACAGCAGTTCGACGAGATCCAGGCCCTGCAGGCCCGTCTGCAGGAGCAGGCCATGCGCGACCCGCTGACCGGGCTGTTCAACCGCCGCCAGCTCGACGCCGACCTGGGACCGGCCATCGAACGCAGTGCGCAGGCCGGCGGAGCGCTGTCGGTGGTGATGATTGACATCGACCACTTCAAGCGCATCAACGACACCCACGGCCACCCCGCCGGCGACGCCGTGCTGCAGGCGCTGGCCCGGCTGCTGCAGCGCCATGCCCGGCCCGGCGACATGGCCTGCCGCCATGGGGGCGAGGAGTTCGTGCTGCTGCTGGACGGGACGCCGGCGGCCGCGGCACGCGAACGGGCCGAGGCCCTGCGCCGGGCGTTCGAGACGCTGGTGGTCGAGGTCGATGGCGCCGCGCTGTCGGCCACGCTGTCGTGCGGCGTAGCGAGCTTTCCGGAACATGCCCGCCATCCTCAGCGGCTGATGGCCAGCGCCGACCAGGCGCTGTATGCCGCCAAGACGAAGGGCCGCAACCGCGTGGAAGCGCCCAGCGCCCCGCCTGCCGGAGCCCCGGCGGCCGAGCAGACTCCGGCCGCAACCGCCTAA
- a CDS encoding OmpA family protein, which produces MLLRTRKRRAAAAFLPWSLAAVAAAALAGCTSVSLAPAPAAPAAVAAAPEPAPAVTVPAAPAATPAVAAPAAPLRLPDDGTVAQFSGAETALPSQAVALLESVAADPAQRSWRWEIKGYSQRSAQANARDIALARAWAARKVLVERGVPPQQIKVLYSTELPREAVTLQPQRPAAAAPAPAPAATAPAPAAAPQPPRKSGAQKSSAAKAPAKASAKKAVARKNAKAGTPQAHKAAAHKAGAAQPKKVAKAASHPAAAQGQSRH; this is translated from the coding sequence ATGCTCCTGCGTACCCGCAAACGCCGCGCTGCCGCGGCCTTCCTGCCCTGGTCCCTCGCGGCGGTGGCCGCTGCCGCGCTGGCGGGCTGCACGTCGGTCTCCCTGGCGCCCGCACCGGCGGCCCCTGCTGCGGTCGCCGCCGCGCCGGAACCTGCCCCGGCCGTGACTGTGCCTGCAGCCCCTGCCGCCACGCCCGCTGTGGCCGCGCCCGCGGCCCCGCTGCGCCTTCCGGACGATGGCACGGTGGCCCAGTTCTCGGGGGCCGAGACGGCGCTGCCGTCGCAGGCGGTGGCCCTGCTCGAATCCGTGGCGGCCGATCCGGCGCAGCGGTCGTGGCGCTGGGAGATCAAGGGCTACAGCCAGCGCAGTGCGCAGGCCAATGCACGCGACATAGCGCTCGCCCGGGCCTGGGCGGCGCGCAAGGTGCTGGTGGAACGTGGCGTGCCGCCCCAGCAGATCAAGGTGCTCTACAGCACGGAGCTGCCGCGGGAAGCCGTGACGCTGCAGCCGCAGCGGCCCGCCGCGGCCGCGCCAGCGCCAGCGCCTGCGGCAACCGCACCGGCGCCCGCCGCCGCACCCCAGCCGCCGCGCAAGAGCGGGGCGCAGAAATCCTCTGCCGCGAAGGCGCCGGCCAAGGCGTCAGCCAAGAAGGCCGTGGCGCGCAAGAACGCCAAGGCGGGCACGCCGCAGGCGCACAAGGCCGCCGCGCACAAAGCGGGCGCGGCGCAGCCCAAGAAGGTGGCCAAGGCCGCCAGCCATCCGGCCGCTGCGCAGGGCCAGAGCCGCCATTGA